Within the Setaria viridis chromosome 3, Setaria_viridis_v4.0, whole genome shotgun sequence genome, the region CGCAGTGAAAATGATGTGTCTATGTTCCATACTATTTCCACTGAATGCTTGCCACTCGCCCTAAATAAGGAAAAATAAGATACTTAGCGCTATATTGGGTCATGGGTCCATGCGGTCAACTTGCTGGAACTTTAAACATTCATAGTGAAAACTGCATGAACTAACCACATGAAATTAATGCCATTAAATTTTTCTTGTTATGAGGTATCTTTATGTTATCTTTCAAGTATATTATAATGTTTATTGGAATAAACCTTCCTTCATCTAAAATAAGTATATCACAATGAGGAACCATGGTCAAAATGTTGCATTTGGACTGCATCTCTATGACCAAACAAGTATCTTCCTGTAAGAAATGAGCTAGAAAAGATAAGTTACAATTTTAACGAATCTGCCATCCATCCCACATTGACACTCTGCCTAGAAGGCTAGAACATCATATATTGTCAGGGACTGCTACGATGAGCTAAATGTGtatccctttcttttctttatccATCTTCCAATCCTGCATTAGATAGATGTCGCAGTTTGTACTCTGAAACTTCATGGTTTTCAAACAGTAAAATGCACAATTTAGTGTCTGTATCTGTTAGACTATTACTAACAATTCCAAGTGCATCCGGATTCCCGAATTCATGATCTGTTCAGCATCCATCCACATTGCAAACTTGGTTAAGAGTTGCAACTCCTTCCCTCTTATATTCAGCAGGGCACTCGTTAGATTATGTCCATGGCTCCAAGCTACACTGTTCCGCAAAACCCgatgtttgattttttttttcacagtaCCACTCATTTGTTACATTACACTACTGTTACAGAATACTATTGATACTAAAATCTCCACCAAGAGTAACACTTTGCACTACAATTGAAGATAACCAGGTAGGTAGACGCAAATCGAAAACCACCGCACTAATTTTCAGCACTGATTACTGCTGTCACGATTCCCTCAGATGTATTCCAATCTTGCGTATCATAAGAAACCTCTCCATAAAATCCCTATTCCAGTTCTGTGTCGGACCAGCTTCATCCAAGAACAGGTCCAAGAAAACCAATCTGCTTATCGTCTATCCACAATCATGGAGCAGACCAAGTACTGAATCAGGAGCCAAGAACTGATAATCACCTGCCCGCTGGTCCTGACGGTGACCAGGACACCACCGGCGCCGTCGAAGAGCGCCGTGCCCccgtccccgccaccgccgccggcgatgcGGAACGCGAGGCGGCCGGTCGCGTCGTGCATCGCCATCTCGGTCCCCTTCTTGAAGACCGTGAAATCCACCGGGACAACGGACCAAGCAACGGgaaccggcgccggcgccggcggcggggcgaaaGCGGCGGGTTGCTCCATATCAGTTATCAAGAAACCCAGAAGCAAGAATCAGGCGAGTCGGGGGAAGGGAATTTTCTTGGGGGAAAGGTACGGCCAGGTGGATGCGTAGTTTCGGTGGAGGTAGGAAGGAAGAAGCCAAGGGGAAGGAGAGATCAAAAGGCGGATGTTGGTTGATCGATTTGGcgcagcggccgcggccggcggcggttgCGAGTTTGCGTTTGGGTTTCTTCGTTTCTTGGACGGCTCGACTAGCTGACGCGGACAGCGACCGCCGTTGATTCTTCCTCCACCTGAATACGATGCGTACGAACCTGCTCCCCCATCTTCGGCTTGCATGGACCGTTGAGAAGAGTATCCTCTGGGCCCTGCTGAAGAACCTGGTACCTGGTCGGAATTTTGctcttttctaaaaaatttcttatgttcaaaaaaaaattctcatcgGACTTTTGCTTTTTTGTCACGATTTCTCATCGTCGATCTTTGGACTGGCAGAAAGTAAGCTACAGCGTAAAGGGCCGGATCGAATGGACGACTCAGTGTGTGGTGGTTTACCTGGGCTAGAAGTTGGGCTTGCTTTGTTCTAAAAAGAAGAAGTTGGGCTTGCTTTTGTGCTAACATGGCCATTTTAACCTTTGAACTATGCACACTTTCATCAATGCTGTTCATGACATGTTTCTGCTCTCTACACTTAAGTTGATTCTTTAGCGAAGTACAGTTAGCCCTTAGCTCTTTGTAGTTAGCAACCAGCGGTTTAAGCATTTCTTCACCCATTCTCTAATGGGAATGAGGTCATGTTTCATTGCTCAGTCCATGGATGTATTGTTGCAGTTGTGGAGCTGTTCTGTGCCACATAGACATTCGTTTTCGTTTACGTCAAGCATATGTGTTTTAATTTGTAAAAGAAAAGTTTCAGGTAATTCTTGTCGAGAAATGGAAAGGACAAATGAGTGCCTTGTTTTTTAATCTCTCTGAAGCTCATGCCCTGGAGCTTTGTTTCCATCCCCTCCCTCCGATTTTCAAACAAACATAAAAACATGGTATTCAAGATTTGGGAGGCCCAAATGTGGATTAACCtagcaaagaaaaataaataacatATTATTGAGATACTTTTGCTAATTCTATATAAAATTGTGGGAAAATTATGTTAAAATGACTATAGATCCATGGCGATAAATTACAAACTCACTTTTAAATGTACAAGCCAATTTGATGTTGTTGAGGTTTCCACATGTGTGTAAAGGTGAACTCACGATACCACTCTCGTTCATGTAATATGAAAAACACCAACAAAAAATACTTTTGCAATATTTAATACAGATTATATATCTTGCCAGCATATACCCAACAATGGATTGTTAAATGTCAAAATTGACAAGATACCATGTCACCCTCTAGCTTATTTCGCAACAATTTGTTTGGAAAGGCTATAACCTAGCTTGAATTACAAGATATTCTGCATGTCTAAATAGGTCTACTTCCTAAATCACTAGATAAAATTATTACCCATATCATCCATAACAAATAttctctccatcccaaattaaaTATTCGTCTTGGCTTTTCTACGTACATACATTTTGATAGGCagctagatatatactatgtcttgATACACagcgaataataatttggaacggagcgAGTAGAATCTAAAATGGAGAAACACACTATTAAACTCTCAACACGAATGGCAGCTAAGCCTATATTTGCTCTTGTTGATCTTTCGGTTAGTGCTGCAACTGTGGCTACTATTCTGCAATACTATTCGCTACTGAGTGGAATGGCCACTGTTCAACAATACTTTCCAACACTAATTGCACACTAGCAGTCCTACAGGTGTTTGCAATAGTGGAGGGCATCTCACATTCTCACCCTCACCTCTGGTATTGCAACAAGCGTTAGCCTCCCCGCAGCAACAACTGGCCCTATACAACCAATTAGCCATTGCAAACCCCACTGCTTATTGGCTGCAGCCACAACCTCGTTATGTTCTAGCAACTACTGCCATTAAAGCAATTGGCAGTGATTAACCCTGCCGCCTTTTGGCTGCAACCCATCATTAGTGGCCCCTTCTAGATTACTCCTACCTATGAACTATGTTCTGACAATAAAGTTTGCATGTCAGTAAATGTGACTTACGAGAGAAACAAGAAAATTATTGATGAAGATATGTGCACCCTATCTATATCGAAGTATTTGATAATTATCATTGATCAttcatttttaataatgacaatGGTAGGAGGACATGTCTTGGTTTGTATGTATACCAAAAAATTATAAGTACTGCTCCTTTCCGAAATGTAGtatattttagttttatcctaaTTTAAACTTCtatatattttataaaatttatataaaattataataacatctacaacatcaaattaCTTATATTAAATTTACCATGAAATATCTCTTGAGAGTGCATTTATTTGTTATATatttgaatatatatatatatatttaaaatTTGATTAGAAGTTTAACTTAGAACAAAATTAAAATGTTTTACATCTTAGAATGCAGAGAATATCTAGTaataagagaaattttagattgtttaaaaaaatgaaagccGTCCATCCGATGAAATTGAATGGTGGAAACAAAGTACCTAAAAAGAAGTACtaatttggtgggaccaagtacaaaaatagtgagaaattactatgatgcccttttaattatgtgtaaatctatttaattcttttttggtAGGAAGGATAAGAAAATAAAGTACCTACTTTAAAAATATTGTAACAAAGCTCCTAGTAATAATCTTTTATTCTGATGGCCAactatttctctttttttttttcgcgCTAAACAAGCACTGCGCTAAACGGACGGGCCACATAAGCCCTCACTGTTCAAATGTTCATTGGCGCACAATACAGCTACTTTCTCACCGTCTTTGGCCCACTTGGAGCAAAGCACTGGCCCTGGTTGCACGATTGCATCCGCAACCGCTGCCTATTTCTCCATCACATCCGAATCATAAAACCATTCCGGCCACATCATGCCATCATCACTTGTAACATAAAGCTATATCCTTTTCAACTCTTAGgtcttgtttgggaggaggggctaaaatttagccttgggctaaactttagccctctcaaatgttgaggctaaagtttagcccttgggATGTTTGGgtaaggggctaaagtttagcatttaTGTTGATAAAAGACCTATTTACCCACgttggaggagtgagagggaggagagagagaggggcaaggggaggaattttggataagggggaccacttttaacccctttagtccattttagcacctctaaaggggctaatggattatggggggctaaaatttaacccctccattttagcctatATGTTTGGAAGCATTAgtggctaaaagtgactaaaatgggggtgctaaaatttagcacccctctcccaaacaccccctatctAGACAAAAGAACGTGAAGCAACAGGCAATTAATTAGCTCCATGTCAAACAGCTGAATCATCAAATAAAATCTGCCTTTCCCAGTCGCCTAGCCTTTTTCTCTTGTGCTGATGCGGCAGCGGAGACTTGGGCAAGGCCGCAACAATTTTGGGCGGCGGGCG harbors:
- the LOC117850320 gene encoding protein LURP-one-related 7, translating into MEQPAAFAPPPAPAPVPVAWSVVPVDFTVFKKGTEMAMHDATGRLAFRIAGGGGGDGGTALFDGAGGVLVTVRTSGQGEWQAFSGNSMEHRHIIFTAKVMSASSSRKEVHVFIPPISSFEGSKPIYRLLGSTFRRACTIIKGDSIVAQTNLLYKLKKTLYSRRKFRVTIYPGNDNILIMAMIMTFFVEK